A window of Castanea sativa cultivar Marrone di Chiusa Pesio chromosome 1, ASM4071231v1 contains these coding sequences:
- the LOC142637965 gene encoding L10-interacting MYB domain-containing protein-like: MDSEASHQPKLERSRTRWTPSLDKIFADLVVKHIQLGNRPNNVFDKKTWNLIREEFNNQTDLNFNNNQLRKHLDVLRTRFYNLKSALDQNNDFALDDSCCIGFDLWEDIGAQPRPEMVKVKDCPIYEQLCAIFTDSAAEGKYAQSSHYEELDKSVGIDTAGLNSCQDGGTPLSANPSSLKPVQGIMSSAERTMKNNVEKKRKRPSETHPSSGQSQRDQEIQNAMAEAMFEMVAALKSRAVAKAPSDERFTITNCIRALDEIQGIDEPLYFAALDLFEDPNLRETFISLKGNNIRLTWLQGKCGKTTCS; this comes from the exons ATGGACAGTGAAGCAAGTCATCAGCCAAAGCTGGAACGTTCAAGGACAAGGTGGACACCATCCCTCGACAAGATATTTGCGGACTTGGTTGTTAAGCATATACAACTGGGGAACAGACCAAACAATGTTTTTGACAAGAAAACGTGGAATCTCATTCGCGAAGAATTTAATAACCAAACTGATCTCAACTTCAATAACAATCAGTTGAGGAAGCACCTGGATGTTCTGCGAACACGCTTCTATAATCTGAAATCAGCTCTTGATCAAAATAATGACTTTGCTTTGGATGATTCGTGTTGCATTGGGTTTGACCTGTGGGAAGATATTGGG GCACAGCCTAGGCCTGAAATGGTCAAAGTCAAGGACTGCCCAATATATGAGCAGCTATGTGCAATATTCACAGATTCAGCGGCTGAAGGGAAATATGCACAATCCAGTCACTATGAAGAGTTGGACAAGTCTGTTGGAATAGATACTGCAGGATTGAATTCATGTCAGGATGGTGGAACCCCACTTTCTGCAAACCCATCGTCATTGAAACCTGTGCAAGGAATCATGTCATCAGCAGAAAGGACAATGAAGAATAATgtggagaaaaaaaggaaacgtCCATCTGAGACACACCCTTCTTCGGGTCAAAGCCAAAGGGATCAAGAAATACAGAATGCTATGGCAGAAGCCATGTTTGAAATGGTTGCTGCTTTGAAGTCTAGGGCAGTTGCAAAAGCACCTAGTGATGAGAGATTTACCATCACTAATTGCATTAGAGCACTGGATGAGATTCAGGGCATTGATGAACCTCTCTACTTTGCTGCATTGGACCTCTTTGAGGACCCCAATTTAAGGGAAACATTCATCTCTCTGAAAGGCAACAACATCCGGTTGACATGGTTGCAAGGGAAGTGTGGTAAAACAACCTGCAGTTAG